One window of Pseudomonas sp. ML2-2023-3 genomic DNA carries:
- a CDS encoding FixH family protein, with amino-acid sequence MPAAKASSPWYKHIWPWIIIAILACSVTLTLSMVTIAVNNPDHLVNDNYYEAGKGINRSLDRELLGQTLQLKARLRLDEMTGEVVLLLEGNSKPQVLELNLISPTQPEKDRKISLSQSASEPGRYIGQLDDKIEGRRFVELMGVEDGHTWRLFEEELVGHDKDLLLGDEPLQGAEDHNKK; translated from the coding sequence ATGCCCGCAGCAAAAGCCTCCAGCCCCTGGTACAAGCATATTTGGCCCTGGATCATCATTGCCATCCTCGCCTGTTCGGTGACCCTGACCCTGTCGATGGTCACCATTGCCGTGAACAACCCGGACCACCTGGTTAACGACAATTACTACGAGGCCGGCAAAGGCATCAACCGCTCCCTTGACCGTGAATTGCTGGGCCAGACCCTGCAACTCAAAGCCAGGCTGCGTCTGGACGAGATGACCGGCGAAGTGGTGCTGCTGCTGGAAGGCAACAGCAAGCCCCAGGTTCTGGAACTGAACCTGATCTCCCCGACCCAGCCCGAAAAAGACCGCAAAATCAGCCTGAGCCAGAGCGCTTCGGAGCCAGGGCGCTACATCGGCCAACTGGATGACAAGATCGAAGGTCGCCGCTTCGTCGAGTTGATGGGCGTTGAAGACGGCCATACGTGGCGCCTGTTTGAAGAAGAACTGGTCGGCCACGACAAGGACCTGCTGCTGGGCGACGAGCCGCTGCAAGGCGCTGAAGACCACAACAAGAAGTAA
- the ccoG gene encoding cytochrome c oxidase accessory protein CcoG: MSNQIPVHDVTPPGKKTTESTDLYAAREKIYTRAFTGLFRNLRIGGGALLFLLYFGTVWLNWGGHQAVWWNLPERKFFIFGATFWPQDFILLSGLLIVAAFGLFFITVYAGRVWCGYTCPQSVWTWVFMWCEKVTEGDRNQRIKLDKAPMSANKFLRKLSKHSLWLLIGFVTGMTFVGYFSPIRELVIDFFTGQADGWAYFWVGFFTLATYGNAGWLREQVCIYMCPYARFQSVMFDKDTLIVSYDPRRGELRGPRKKDADYKAQGLGDCIDCTMCVQVCPTGIDIRDGLQIECIGCAACIDACDSIMDKMNYPRGLISYTTEHNLSGQKTQKLRPRLIGYALVLLTMMGLLAAAFFTRTLVGFDVSKDRVLYRENAEGRIENVYSLKIMNKDQQDHTYVLDATGLPDLKLQGKREIKVAAGDIVSLPVELSIAPEKLPSSTNEVFFILKDADNNDINVKAKSRFIGPQIR, encoded by the coding sequence ATGAGCAATCAGATTCCTGTACACGACGTCACTCCGCCTGGCAAAAAAACCACTGAAAGCACCGATCTGTACGCAGCCCGGGAAAAAATCTACACCCGTGCCTTCACCGGCCTTTTCCGCAACCTGCGCATTGGTGGCGGCGCCCTCCTGTTTCTGCTGTATTTCGGCACGGTGTGGCTCAACTGGGGCGGCCACCAGGCTGTCTGGTGGAACCTTCCCGAGCGTAAATTCTTTATTTTTGGTGCCACTTTCTGGCCACAGGATTTCATCCTCCTGTCCGGACTGCTGATCGTCGCCGCCTTTGGCCTGTTTTTTATTACCGTTTACGCCGGGCGTGTGTGGTGCGGCTACACCTGCCCGCAAAGCGTCTGGACCTGGGTATTCATGTGGTGCGAAAAGGTCACCGAAGGCGACCGTAACCAACGCATCAAGCTCGACAAGGCGCCGATGAGCGCCAACAAGTTCCTGCGCAAGCTGAGCAAGCACAGCCTGTGGCTGTTGATCGGCTTTGTCACCGGCATGACCTTTGTCGGTTACTTCTCGCCGATTCGTGAACTGGTCATCGACTTCTTTACCGGCCAGGCCGATGGCTGGGCGTACTTCTGGGTCGGCTTCTTCACCCTCGCGACCTACGGAAACGCGGGCTGGCTGCGTGAGCAGGTGTGCATTTACATGTGCCCGTACGCTCGCTTCCAGAGCGTGATGTTTGATAAAGACACCCTGATCGTTTCATACGACCCCCGTCGCGGCGAACTCCGCGGGCCACGCAAAAAAGATGCGGACTACAAGGCTCAAGGCCTGGGCGATTGCATTGACTGCACCATGTGCGTGCAGGTATGCCCCACCGGGATTGATATACGGGACGGCCTGCAGATCGAGTGCATCGGCTGCGCCGCGTGTATCGACGCCTGCGACAGCATCATGGACAAAATGAACTACCCCCGCGGCCTGATCAGCTACACCACCGAACACAACCTTTCAGGCCAGAAAACCCAGAAGCTGCGCCCGCGTCTGATTGGTTACGCCCTGGTATTGCTGACCATGATGGGGTTGCTGGCAGCCGCCTTCTTTACCCGCACACTGGTCGGTTTCGACGTCAGCAAAGACCGCGTGCTCTACCGCGAAAACGCTGAAGGCCGCATCGAAAACGTCTACAGCCTCAAGATCATGAACAAGGATCAGCAAGACCATACCTACGTGCTGGACGCCACCGGCCTGCCCGACCTCAAGCTGCAAGGCAAACGCGAAATCAAGGTCGCGGCCGGCGATATCGTCAGCCTGCCGGTCGAGCTGTCGATTGCCCCCGAGAAGCTGCCATCCAGTACCAACGAGGTGTTCTTCATCCTCAAGGATGCCGACAACAACGACATCAACGTTAAAGCCAAGAGCCGATTCATCGGCCCACAAATCAGATAA
- a CDS encoding type II toxin-antitoxin system VapC family toxin, whose protein sequence is MFLLDTNVISELRKPQANPAVVAWASTVPAYRLYISAISLLEIETGILRLERRDPAQAVPLRNWLDNHVIPAFAGRVLSVDGSVARRCARLHVPDRSNESDALIAATALVHDMTVVTRNTKDFAFSGASLLNPWEP, encoded by the coding sequence ATGTTCCTGCTCGATACCAACGTCATCTCTGAACTGCGCAAACCCCAGGCCAATCCCGCCGTGGTGGCCTGGGCCAGCACTGTCCCGGCCTACAGGCTGTACATCTCGGCGATTAGCCTGCTTGAAATCGAAACCGGCATCCTGCGCCTGGAGCGGCGCGACCCTGCGCAAGCCGTACCGTTGCGCAACTGGCTGGACAACCATGTCATCCCTGCCTTTGCCGGACGCGTTCTGTCAGTGGATGGCAGCGTTGCCCGACGATGCGCCCGCCTCCACGTCCCTGACCGCAGCAATGAGAGTGATGCCCTGATCGCTGCCACGGCATTGGTTCACGACATGACCGTCGTCACCCGCAACACGAAGGATTTCGCTTTCAGCGGTGCCTCCCTGCTCAACCCTTGGGAACCCTGA
- a CDS encoding type II toxin-antitoxin system Phd/YefM family antitoxin yields MSVTTISSRDFNQDTSGAKKAAQNGPVYITDRGRPAHVLLCMEEYQRLTGLNASIVDLLVMPEPAVEFEPERAIITPRPVDF; encoded by the coding sequence ATGTCCGTCACGACCATTTCAAGCCGCGATTTCAACCAGGACACAAGTGGTGCCAAAAAAGCAGCCCAGAATGGGCCGGTTTACATCACCGATCGTGGTCGTCCCGCCCATGTACTGCTATGCATGGAAGAGTACCAACGACTGACCGGACTGAACGCCAGCATTGTCGACCTGCTCGTCATGCCGGAGCCAGCGGTTGAATTCGAACCCGAACGCGCAATCATCACGCCGCGCCCAGTGGACTTCTAA
- the ccoP gene encoding cytochrome-c oxidase, cbb3-type subunit III, whose protein sequence is MTTFWSLYVTVLTLGTIFALTWLLLATRKGQRSEQTDEKVGHAYDGIEEYDNPMPKWWFMLFVGTVIFALGYLVLYPGLGNWKGLLPGYQYLDTKEQTQFANGQTGWTGVHEWEKEMAKSDAKFGPIFAKFAAMPIEEVAKDPQALKMGGRLFASNCSVCHGSDAKGAYGFPNLTDADWRWGGTPADIKTTIMAGRHAVMPGWSEVIGEQGVSDVAAYVLTSLDGRKLPEGAKADPAKGKELFATNCAVCHGPEGKGNPLMGAPNLTHPGAFIYGSSFAQLQQTIRYGRQGQMPAQADLQGNDKVHLLAAYVYSLSHGDEAKTDE, encoded by the coding sequence ATGACTACGTTCTGGAGTCTGTACGTTACAGTCCTCACTCTGGGTACCATCTTCGCCTTGACCTGGCTGTTGCTGGCCACCCGCAAGGGCCAGCGCAGCGAGCAGACCGACGAGAAAGTCGGGCACGCTTACGACGGGATCGAAGAGTACGACAACCCAATGCCTAAATGGTGGTTCATGCTGTTTGTCGGCACCGTCATTTTCGCCCTCGGATACCTCGTTCTGTACCCGGGCCTGGGTAACTGGAAAGGCCTGCTGCCGGGCTACCAGTACCTGGACACCAAAGAGCAAACCCAGTTTGCCAATGGTCAGACCGGCTGGACCGGCGTTCACGAGTGGGAAAAGGAAATGGCCAAATCGGACGCCAAGTTTGGCCCGATCTTCGCCAAGTTCGCTGCCATGCCCATTGAAGAAGTCGCTAAGGATCCGCAAGCACTGAAAATGGGCGGCCGTCTGTTCGCGTCCAACTGCTCGGTGTGCCACGGCTCCGACGCCAAGGGCGCCTACGGCTTCCCGAACCTGACCGACGCCGACTGGCGCTGGGGCGGTACGCCTGCCGACATCAAGACCACCATCATGGCCGGCCGTCACGCCGTCATGCCGGGATGGTCCGAAGTGATTGGCGAGCAAGGCGTCAGCGACGTAGCTGCCTACGTACTGACCAGTCTGGATGGCCGTAAATTGCCGGAAGGTGCGAAAGCCGACCCTGCCAAGGGCAAGGAGCTTTTCGCTACCAACTGTGCGGTGTGCCACGGTCCGGAAGGTAAAGGTAACCCGCTGATGGGTGCACCGAACCTGACTCACCCCGGGGCGTTCATCTACGGTTCGAGCTTCGCTCAACTGCAGCAGACCATCCGTTACGGCCGTCAGGGCCAGATGCCTGCACAGGCTGATCTGCAAGGGAACGACAAGGTTCACTTGCTGGCCGCCTACGTTTACAGCCTGTCCCATGGCGATGAAGCCAAGACAGACGAATAA
- a CDS encoding CcoQ/FixQ family Cbb3-type cytochrome c oxidase assembly chaperone — protein sequence MDIGMIRGLGTVVVMVAFIGLALWVFSPRRKSEFDDATLLPFKDDPEAIKHVEQEQASRSNKE from the coding sequence ATGGATATCGGGATGATTCGTGGCCTGGGCACTGTCGTTGTGATGGTGGCTTTTATCGGTTTGGCCTTGTGGGTATTCAGCCCGCGACGCAAGTCAGAATTTGACGACGCTACCTTGCTGCCGTTCAAGGATGATCCCGAAGCCATCAAGCACGTCGAGCAAGAGCAAGCTTCTAGGAGTAACAAAGAATGA
- the ccoO gene encoding cytochrome-c oxidase, cbb3-type subunit II, with product MKHDTIEKNIGLMAFFMVIAVSIGGLTQIVPLFFQDVTNTPVEGMKPRTALELEGRDIYIANGCVGCHSQMIRPFRAETERYGHYSVAGESVWDHPFLWGSKRTGPDLARVGGRYSDDWQRAHLYNPRNVVPESIMPAYPFLVERKLDGKDTAKKMEVLRELGVPYTDEDIAGAKDAVKGKTEMDALVAYLQGLGTIIKSKR from the coding sequence ATCAAGCACGATACAATCGAGAAGAATATTGGCCTGATGGCTTTCTTCATGGTCATCGCCGTGAGCATTGGCGGCCTGACCCAAATCGTTCCGCTGTTCTTCCAGGACGTGACCAACACTCCGGTCGAGGGCATGAAGCCACGCACCGCGCTGGAACTGGAAGGCCGTGATATCTATATCGCCAACGGCTGTGTCGGCTGCCACTCGCAGATGATCCGTCCGTTCCGTGCCGAAACCGAACGTTACGGTCACTACTCGGTTGCCGGTGAAAGCGTCTGGGACCACCCGTTCCTGTGGGGCTCCAAGCGTACCGGTCCGGACCTGGCCCGCGTTGGCGGCCGCTACTCCGATGACTGGCAGCGTGCGCATTTGTACAACCCGCGCAACGTTGTGCCCGAGTCGATCATGCCGGCGTACCCGTTCCTCGTAGAGCGCAAGCTGGACGGCAAGGACACCGCGAAAAAAATGGAAGTCTTGCGCGAGCTCGGCGTTCCTTACACCGACGAAGACATCGCCGGTGCCAAGGATGCTGTGAAGGGCAAAACTGAAATGGACGCACTGGTGGCTTACCTCCAGGGCTTGGGCACCATCATCAAAAGCAAACGGTGA
- the ccoN gene encoding cytochrome-c oxidase, cbb3-type subunit I, whose amino-acid sequence MSTAISPTAYNYKVVRQFAIMTVVWGILGMGLGVFIASQLVWPELNLGLEWTTFGRLRPLHTNLVIFAFGGCALFGTSYYVVQRTCQTRLISDTLASFTFWGWQAVIIGAIITLPMGYTTSKEYAELELPLAVLLAIVWVVYAIVFFGTITKRKTKHIYVGNWFYGAFILVTAMLHIVNHASLPVSFFKSYSAYAGATDAMIQWWYGHNAVGFFLTTGFLGMMYYFVPKQAERPIYSYRLSIVHFWALITLYIWAGPHHLHYTALPDWAQSLGMAMSIILLAPSWGGMINGMMTLSGAWHKLRTDPILRFLVVSLAFYGMSTFEGPMMAIKTVNALSHYTDWTIGHVHAGALGWVAMISIGAMYHMIPKVYGQKQMYSTGLINVHFWLATIGTVLYIASMWVNGITQGLMWRAINDDGTLTYSFVEALQASHPGFIVRALGGAIFASGMLFMAYNVFRTVRASNPAEAEAASKIAVVGAH is encoded by the coding sequence ATGAGCACAGCAATCAGTCCGACTGCTTATAACTATAAGGTAGTCCGCCAGTTCGCCATCATGACGGTGGTCTGGGGGATCCTTGGCATGGGGCTCGGGGTTTTCATCGCGTCACAGCTTGTGTGGCCTGAATTGAACCTTGGCCTTGAATGGACGACCTTCGGCCGTCTTCGCCCCCTGCATACCAACCTTGTGATCTTTGCCTTTGGTGGCTGTGCATTGTTTGGCACCTCTTACTACGTCGTGCAGCGCACCTGCCAAACGCGACTGATCTCCGACACGCTCGCCTCGTTTACCTTCTGGGGTTGGCAGGCGGTGATCATCGGCGCGATCATCACGTTGCCGATGGGTTACACCACGAGCAAAGAATACGCAGAGCTGGAATTGCCTTTGGCAGTCCTGCTGGCGATCGTCTGGGTGGTCTACGCCATTGTGTTCTTCGGAACCATTACCAAGCGTAAAACCAAGCATATCTATGTCGGCAACTGGTTCTACGGCGCCTTCATTCTCGTGACGGCAATGCTGCACATCGTCAACCACGCCTCCCTGCCAGTGAGCTTCTTCAAGTCTTACTCGGCATACGCCGGTGCGACAGACGCCATGATCCAGTGGTGGTATGGCCACAACGCGGTAGGTTTCTTCCTGACGACTGGCTTCCTGGGCATGATGTACTACTTCGTGCCGAAACAGGCCGAGCGCCCGATCTACTCGTATCGCCTGTCCATCGTGCACTTCTGGGCGCTGATCACCCTCTATATCTGGGCAGGTCCGCACCACTTGCACTACACCGCTCTGCCGGACTGGGCCCAGTCGCTGGGCATGGCAATGTCGATCATCCTGCTGGCTCCAAGCTGGGGCGGCATGATCAACGGCATGATGACCCTCTCTGGCGCATGGCATAAGTTGCGCACGGACCCGATCCTGCGCTTCCTCGTTGTGTCCCTGGCCTTCTACGGCATGTCGACCTTCGAAGGCCCGATGATGGCAATCAAGACCGTCAACGCGCTGTCGCACTACACCGACTGGACCATCGGCCACGTACATGCCGGTGCACTGGGCTGGGTTGCGATGATTTCGATCGGCGCCATGTACCACATGATCCCGAAAGTCTATGGCCAAAAGCAGATGTACAGCACCGGCCTGATCAACGTGCACTTCTGGCTGGCAACAATCGGTACCGTGCTTTACATCGCTTCGATGTGGGTCAACGGCATCACACAGGGCCTGATGTGGCGTGCAATCAACGACGACGGGACGCTGACCTACTCGTTCGTGGAAGCACTGCAAGCCAGTCACCCCGGCTTTATCGTTCGCGCCCTGGGCGGTGCCATTTTCGCCAGCGGCATGCTGTTCATGGCCTACAACGTGTTCCGCACCGTGCGTGCCTCGAACCCGGCAGAAGCTGAAGCGGCGAGCAAGATTGCTGTAGTTGGAGCTCACTGA
- the ccoP gene encoding cytochrome-c oxidase, cbb3-type subunit III produces the protein MTTFWSLYICVLTIGTLIGLTWLLVSTRKGETKSDTVETMGHSFDGIEEYDNPLPQWWFMLFVGTLVFAVGYLILYPGLGNWKGLLPGYENGWTGANEWQKEMDKADARFGPIFAKYAAMPVEQVAQDPAALKMGGRLFASNCSVCHGSDAKGAFGFPNLADNTWRWGGDADTIKATIMGGRIAAMPAWGEVLGEAGVKNVAAYVRHDLAGLPLPQDTSVDLAAGKQAYDTTCVACHGANGKGMQLMGAPDLTQPAGFIYGTSLAQLQQTIRHGRQGHMPAQNELLGNDKVQLLAAYVFSLSHGNQEEKTAE, from the coding sequence ATGACCACCTTCTGGAGTCTTTATATATGCGTGCTGACCATTGGCACGTTGATCGGCCTGACCTGGCTGCTGGTCAGTACGCGCAAGGGTGAAACCAAGAGCGATACCGTCGAGACCATGGGCCACAGCTTCGATGGCATCGAGGAGTACGACAACCCGCTGCCGCAATGGTGGTTCATGTTGTTCGTCGGCACGCTGGTGTTTGCGGTGGGGTACTTGATCCTTTACCCGGGCCTGGGCAACTGGAAAGGCCTGCTGCCCGGTTATGAAAATGGCTGGACCGGCGCCAATGAATGGCAGAAGGAAATGGACAAGGCGGATGCCAGGTTCGGGCCGATCTTCGCCAAATACGCTGCCATGCCGGTGGAGCAAGTCGCGCAGGATCCGGCCGCACTGAAAATGGGGGGGCGCCTGTTTGCCTCCAACTGCTCGGTGTGTCACGGCTCGGACGCCAAAGGCGCTTTCGGCTTCCCGAATCTGGCCGACAACACCTGGCGCTGGGGCGGCGATGCCGACACCATCAAGGCCACCATCATGGGCGGACGTATTGCCGCGATGCCGGCCTGGGGTGAAGTATTGGGCGAAGCCGGGGTTAAGAACGTTGCCGCCTACGTGCGTCACGACCTGGCGGGCCTGCCTTTGCCGCAAGACACTTCGGTGGATCTGGCGGCGGGCAAGCAAGCCTATGACACCACTTGCGTGGCTTGCCACGGGGCAAACGGCAAGGGCATGCAGCTGATGGGGGCGCCGGACCTGACCCAACCTGCGGGCTTTATCTACGGCACCAGCCTGGCGCAATTGCAGCAAACCATTCGCCACGGTCGCCAGGGTCACATGCCTGCGCAAAACGAGTTGCTGGGCAACGACAAGGTGCAGTTACTGGCGGCATACGTGTTCAGCTTGTCACATGGTAATCAAGAGGAAAAAACAGCCGAATAA
- a CDS encoding cbb3-type cytochrome c oxidase subunit 3, with the protein MSSGMIRGLGTVVVAVAFIGLALWVFSPRRKSEFEDATLLPFKDDPEAIQHVEQEQASRSNKA; encoded by the coding sequence ATGAGTAGTGGAATGATTCGCGGCCTGGGCACCGTGGTGGTGGCCGTGGCGTTTATCGGTCTGGCGTTGTGGGTGTTCAGCCCGCGACGCAAATCGGAGTTTGAAGACGCGACCTTACTGCCATTCAAGGACGATCCAGAGGCGATTCAACACGTCGAGCAAGAACAAGCGTCTAGGAGTAACAAAGCATGA
- the ccoO gene encoding cytochrome-c oxidase, cbb3-type subunit II, translated as MKHEVIEKNIGLMLLLMILCVSVGGLTQIVPLFFEDVTNTPVEGMKPYTALQLEGRDIYIREGCVQCHSQMIRPFRAETERYGHYSVAGESVWDHPFLWGSKRTGPDLARVGGRYSDDWHRAHLYNPRNVVPESKMPAYPWLVEAPVDSSHTEKKLEVMRTLGVPYTDEDIANAKQSVQGKTEMDALVAYLQVLGTAIKSKR; from the coding sequence ATGAAACACGAAGTCATTGAAAAAAATATCGGCCTGATGCTGTTGCTGATGATCCTGTGCGTGAGCGTGGGTGGCCTGACGCAAATCGTCCCTTTGTTCTTTGAGGACGTGACCAACACCCCGGTGGAGGGCATGAAGCCTTACACCGCGCTGCAACTGGAAGGTCGCGACATTTATATCCGCGAAGGCTGCGTGCAGTGTCACTCGCAGATGATCCGCCCGTTCCGCGCCGAGACCGAGCGTTACGGTCACTACTCGGTCGCCGGTGAAAGCGTGTGGGATCACCCGTTCCTGTGGGGCTCCAAGCGCACCGGGCCGGACCTGGCCCGTGTCGGCGGCCGTTACTCCGATGACTGGCACCGCGCGCATTTGTACAACCCGCGCAACGTAGTGCCCGAGTCGAAGATGCCAGCGTACCCGTGGCTGGTGGAGGCCCCGGTAGACAGCAGCCACACCGAAAAGAAACTTGAAGTGATGCGCACCCTGGGCGTGCCGTACACCGACGAAGACATCGCCAACGCCAAGCAGTCGGTGCAAGGCAAAACCGAAATGGACGCGTTGGTGGCCTATCTGCAAGTGCTCGGCACTGCCATCAAGAGCAAGAGGTAA
- the ccoN gene encoding cytochrome-c oxidase, cbb3-type subunit I, with amino-acid sequence MNTSTSTAYNYKVVRQFAIMTVVWGIVGMGLGVFLAAQLVWPELNFNLPWTSFGRLRPLHTNAVIFAFGGCALFAASFYSVQRTCQATLFSPKIAAFTFWGWQLVIVLAAISLPLGYTSSKEYAELEWPIDILITIVWVAYAIVFFGTIMKRKTKHIYVGNWFFGAFIVTVAILHIVNNLEIPVSFTKSYSLYGGATDAMVQWWYGHNAVGFFLTAGFLGMMYYFVPKQAERPIYSYRLSIVHFWALITLYIWAGPHHLHYTALPDWAQSLGMVMSLILLAPSWGGMINGMMTLSGAWHKLRSDPILRFLVVSLAFYGMSTFEGPMMAIKTVNALSHYTDWTIGHVHAGALGWVAMISIGALYHMIPKIFGRPQMYSMGLINAHFWLATIGTVLYIASMWVNGIAQGLMWRAVNEDGTLTYSFVETLVASHPGYVVRLVGGAIFFSGMLLMAYNTWRTVRNAEPAEVVAAAQMA; translated from the coding sequence ATGAACACTTCTACAAGTACCGCCTACAACTACAAGGTGGTCCGCCAATTTGCCATTATGACGGTGGTTTGGGGCATCGTCGGTATGGGGCTCGGCGTTTTTCTCGCCGCGCAGTTGGTCTGGCCAGAACTCAACTTCAATTTGCCTTGGACCAGTTTCGGGCGCCTGCGCCCTTTGCACACGAACGCCGTCATTTTTGCCTTCGGCGGCTGCGCCTTGTTCGCCGCCTCGTTCTACTCGGTGCAACGCACCTGCCAGGCCACGCTGTTCTCGCCCAAGATTGCGGCGTTTACCTTCTGGGGCTGGCAACTGGTGATTGTGCTCGCGGCCATCAGCCTGCCGCTGGGCTACACCAGTTCCAAGGAATACGCCGAGCTGGAATGGCCGATCGACATTTTGATCACCATCGTCTGGGTCGCATACGCCATCGTGTTCTTCGGCACGATCATGAAGCGCAAGACCAAGCACATTTACGTGGGCAACTGGTTCTTCGGCGCCTTCATCGTGACCGTGGCCATTTTGCACATCGTCAATAACCTGGAAATCCCGGTCAGCTTCACCAAGTCCTACTCGCTCTACGGTGGCGCCACTGACGCCATGGTGCAGTGGTGGTACGGGCATAACGCTGTGGGCTTTTTCCTGACCGCGGGCTTTTTGGGGATGATGTACTACTTCGTGCCTAAACAGGCCGAACGTCCGATCTACTCCTATCGCCTGTCCATCGTGCACTTCTGGGCGCTGATCACCCTGTACATCTGGGCCGGCCCTCACCACTTGCACTACACCGCGCTGCCGGACTGGGCCCAGTCGCTGGGCATGGTGATGTCGCTGATTCTGCTGGCACCGAGCTGGGGCGGCATGATCAACGGCATGATGACCCTCTCGGGCGCCTGGCATAAGTTGCGCAGCGACCCGATCCTGCGCTTCCTCGTTGTGTCACTGGCGTTCTACGGCATGTCGACCTTTGAAGGCCCGATGATGGCGATCAAGACCGTCAACGCCCTCTCCCACTACACCGACTGGACCATCGGCCACGTACACGCCGGTGCGTTGGGCTGGGTAGCGATGATCTCGATCGGCGCGCTGTATCACATGATCCCGAAAATCTTCGGTCGCCCGCAGATGTACAGCATGGGCCTGATCAACGCGCACTTCTGGCTGGCCACTATCGGCACCGTGCTCTACATCGCTTCGATGTGGGTCAACGGCATTGCTCAAGGCCTGATGTGGCGCGCAGTCAACGAAGACGGAACGCTGACCTACTCCTTCGTCGAAACCCTGGTGGCCAGCCATCCGGGCTATGTCGTACGACTGGTCGGTGGTGCGATCTTCTTCAGCGGCATGTTGCTGATGGCTTACAACACTTGGCGCACCGTGCGTAACGCCGAGCCCGCTGAAGTCGTAGCCGCCGCGCAGATGGCCTGA
- a CDS encoding alpha/beta fold hydrolase, protein MGVAGKVGIDGDQWLQCVEQRGWLWNGACGASSATLILAHGAGAPMDSIWMDGMAERLAARGVSVLRFEFPYMAQRRLDGGKRPPNQQAKLLECWREVFSEVRRHVAGPLVIGGKSMGGRMASMLADELQADGLVCLGYPFYASGKPEKPRVAHLAELKMPALIVQGERDALGNREAVEAYTLAPGIEVLWLVSGDHDLKPLKASGFTHEQHLDGAADKIAHWLSAH, encoded by the coding sequence ATGGGTGTAGCAGGCAAGGTCGGTATTGACGGGGATCAATGGCTGCAGTGCGTGGAACAGCGGGGCTGGTTGTGGAATGGCGCCTGTGGAGCCTCATCCGCGACCCTGATCCTGGCTCACGGTGCGGGTGCGCCGATGGACAGCATCTGGATGGACGGTATGGCTGAGCGCCTTGCTGCACGCGGGGTGAGCGTGTTGCGCTTCGAGTTCCCATACATGGCACAACGGCGTCTCGATGGTGGCAAAAGGCCTCCAAATCAGCAGGCCAAATTGCTCGAATGCTGGCGTGAAGTGTTTAGCGAGGTGCGACGGCATGTCGCTGGGCCATTGGTCATTGGCGGCAAGTCAATGGGCGGGCGTATGGCCAGTATGCTGGCGGATGAATTGCAAGCGGATGGGTTGGTGTGCCTGGGTTATCCGTTCTACGCGAGCGGCAAACCGGAAAAACCCCGTGTGGCACACCTGGCTGAGCTCAAGATGCCCGCCTTGATCGTGCAAGGTGAGCGTGATGCCTTGGGCAATCGAGAGGCGGTGGAGGCCTACACGCTGGCGCCTGGCATTGAAGTGCTGTGGCTGGTGTCGGGAGATCACGACCTCAAGCCGTTAAAGGCCTCGGGGTTTACCCATGAGCAGCATCTGGATGGGGCGGCAGACAAGATTGCGCATTGGTTGAGTGCCCATTGA